The sequence below is a genomic window from Streptomyces sp. NBC_00582.
TCGACGACGCCGGTTCCGGTGCCCCAGGCGACATGGAAGCGGGGGACGGAGTTGCCGTGTCCGTCGGCGCGCAGGTCGCCGCGCTCGGCCCAGCCGACGGTGGGCAGCAGGCTGATGCCGTGCCCGGTCAGCCAGGTCCGCTTCTCCCCCGCCGCCCATTCGACGTAGGCGCGGGCCCAGCGCACCGCCCAGGAGTCCTCGTCCTCGGTCCGGTCGAACTGCGCGCTGCCCTGCCAGTCGTTCCAGGCGAGGTCGAGGGAGTCCTTGATGCCGAGGCGGCGCTGTTCCGGGGAGTCGACGAGGAACAGTCCGCCGAAGGACCAGAACGCCTGGCCGCCGAGGTTGGCGGCGTTCTCCTGGTCGACCAGGGCGACTCGTCTGCCCCTGCTGGTGAGTTCGTGCGCCGCGACGAGGCCCGCGAGGCCCGCTCCGACGACGATGACGTCCGCGTCCATGGCGACCGTTGCCCTTCTCTCTGACGGGGAAGCTGCGATGGGATGCTGTTCGGGGGTGCTATTGGGGGGCGCTGCCGTCGGTCAGCAGCGCGGTGAGCAGTTGTTTGAGCCAGGCGCGGGCGGTGTCCACGTCCTTGTCCAGCAGCAGTTGGGTGGTGACGCCGTCGTACGCGGCGACGACCGCGTGGGCGGCGGAGTCGGCGTCGCCGAGGACGGCGGGCAGCGGGATGTGGCCGCGGGCGCGGGCGAGCCGGTCGGCGATCGCGCGGCGCAGCCGGGCCCGGTGTTCCAGGAGGGTCTGGGCGACGGCCGGGTCGCGGGCCGCGTGCACCAGGAAGTCCGTCTTCACCAGCAGCCAGTCGAGGTCGAGGAGCAGCACCTCGGTGACCCGGTCCACGGAGGCCGGTACGTCGAGGTCGGGGCCGTCGCCGGCGAGGGCGTCGGCGACCTGCTGGGCGATCAGGTCGGCGCGTTCCCGGTAGAGCGCGAAGAACAGCTCGTCCAGGGTCGCGAAGTTGGAGTAGAAGGCGCCCCTGCTGTAGCCGGCGGCCTCGCAGACCTCCTCGATGGAGACCCGGCCGAAGCCCTTGGCGGCGAACACGGCGAACGCGGCGTCGAGCAGGTTGGCCCGGGTGCGCACCCGGCGCCGGGTGACCCGGCCGGTCGCCCGTTCGTTCTGTTCCGTCGCCACCGTCGGACCTCCGTTCGATACGCGAATGTATCGGATGCATTCATGTATCGAAAGGGTTCGTACGCGATCGGTGACCTGCCGCACCGCCGGGCCGCTCAGGCCCGCGTCGGCGAGGTGACCCGGCAGGGCGCCGACGGCCTTCGTGGACGGCGGGGCGCCGAAGACGGCGGGGCCGAGGGCGGCGCCGACCCGAACGAAGGCGTGGGTACCGCCTGATCCTCAGTGATACCTGATGTGTTTTTGATGTGTATTTCAGCCTTGAATGACGGGTTCGGCCTCGCAAGACTGGCCGCAGAGCGAGGCTGCGAAAGGACCCGCGATGTTCCCCACCCCTGTGCGCTCCCGGACCTGGCTGACCGAGGAGGACTGTGATCTCGACGCGTTCCGCTCGCTCGTGGAGCAGCGCACCGACCCCGCCGACCACCCCTCGGCCCTGCGGATCGAACAGAACGTCCCGCTCTACGACAGCGCCCGGCTGCGGGACCTGGCCGCCACCGCCGACGGCCGCCGCGAGGCGCAGAGCGAACTGGTGCGGTGCCTGCTGGACGGCCCCGGTGTCGTGGTCCTCAAGGGCGCCTTCACCGATCCGGCCGTCGTCGACCGGGCGTCGGAGGCGTTCCGGACGCTGATCGCGGAGGAGCGCGCCTCGGGCACGGCCCGCGGAGACCACTTCGCCAGGCCCGGCGCGAACGACCGGGTGTGGAACGCGCTGGAGAAGATGGCCGTGCGGGCGCCGGAGGTGTTCGCGGACTACTACGCCAACGACCTGCTGGAGCTGATCGCCGAGGCCTGGCTCGGCCCCGCCTATCAGGTGACCTCGCAGGTCAACGTGGTCAACCCGGGTGGTGCGGCGCAGAGCCCGCACCGCGACTACCACCTCGGCTTCCTGTCCCGGGCGCAGGCCGCCGCGTACCCGGCGCAGGTGCACCGGCTGTCGCCCGTGCTGACCCTCCAGGGCGCGGTCGCCCACTGCGACATGCCCGTGGAGTCCGGTCCCACCCTGTACCTGCCGCATTCGCAGAAGTTCGAGCCCGGCTACCTCGCCTGGCGGCTGCCGCGGTTCATCGAGTACTTCGACGCCCACCGCGTCCAGCTTCCGCTGGAGAAGGGGGACGCGGCCTTCTTCAACCCGGCGCTGTTCCACGCGGCCGGGCACAACGTCTCCTCCGGCATCCGGCGGATGGCCAATCTGCTGCAGATCTCCTCCGCGTTCGGCCGCGCGATGGAGACCGTCGACCGGGAGGCCATGGCGAACGCGGTGTTCCCGGTGCTGCGGGAGCGCAGGGCCGAGGGGGCCGCCGAGGAATGGCTGCGGCGCGTGGTCGCCGCCACCGCCGAGGGCTACCCGTTCCCCACCGATCTCGACCTCGACCCGCCGGTCGACGGCCTCGCCCCGCCCTCCCAGGCGGACACCCTCTGGCAGGCGGTCACCGAGGGCTGGGAGCCGGAGCGGCTGCGGCGCGAACTGGCGGCGGGCGCGGCGCGGCGCAGGAGCTGAACCGGCGTGCGCCAAGGGCCCCGCCGCGAGCGCCCCGGTGCACCGGGCACCGCCCACGAACAAGGCGACGGGGCGGCCCGACCGGGCCACGTGGTCAGGGCGTCGGAAGGCCTGCCGGGTGGGCCGGGCGGCCCAGGCGCACCGGTACGCCGGGGGAGTACAGGACACTGACCGGGGCGTCGCGCGGCGCGGGCAGGCCCGCCGCGGCGATCAGGTTCTCCTCGCACGTGATCAGCTCGGCGCGGTGCAGGGGCCAGCGCGGATGGTGGTTGGGCAGATAGGCGGCCCCGCCGAAAAAGGCGTTGTGCATCCCCCACCGGGCGGTGAGGAAGTGCTCGAGGCCGGTCGGCTCCTCGACGGGCGCGCCGGGGCGCACCGTGATCCGGCTGTACGCCCCACGCGGACCGGGCCAGCGGCGCCGGCTGCGGTACGTGACGGTGTCGCCGTCGGTGCGCACGCTCATCCGGGACCACAGATACGGCAGCCGGAAGCCGGCCCGCCCCATCGCCACCGGGATCAGCCGCGCCGCGTCCATCGACCGGAAGACCACGCCGCGCCGTCCGTGCGCGTCGAGCGAGTACAGCCGGACGTTGGTCTCCGGGAAGGATCCGAGATACGGCACCCCGGGCAGCCGGAACCAGCCGACCCGGTGCATCCGGAAGGCGACGAGTCCGACGTACGAGCTTCCCTCGTGGGTGTCGGGGACGGTGCCGCGCGGCAGCAGCCCCGCCACGGTCCGCGGGGCGACGGCCCAGTGGAGGAAGCACAGGTCGAGCCACTGCTGGGTGAGCAGCGGGAAGGTGATGCGGCCGGGGGCGTCGGGGGTGACCGGGGCTGGCTCGTGCACGGCGCCAGCATGCCAGGCTCAGCGCTCGTGGTCCGGTGTCTTCGGCGTCCGGGCGGGCGGAGCCTCGCCCGCCGTGAGGTGTTCCAGCACCTCGACCAGTTCCTGGCAGGCCCGTTCCACCGAGCGCCGGGTGTTGCGCTGTTCCATGATCACGGCCGACAGGAGGAGGGCGGTCAGGGCCATCGTGCCGTTGAAGGCCTGGAGTTTGATCATCACCTCGACGCGGCTGAGGCGGGCGAACGGCCCGGTGCGGTCCGTCGCGGCGACGGTCGCCATGACGGAGGTGAACAGCGCGCACAGCATGCTGCCGGCCAGCAGGAAGCGCAGGGCGGCCCAGATCAGCAGCGGATAGACGAGGAAGAGCAGGCTGACCTCGCTGCGGGTGGCCAGCGGGACGAGGGCGAGGCAGATCACCGCGAGGCCCGCGGCCTCCTTCCAGCGGGTCAGCAGCAGGGGGCGGCGGGCCGTCCGGAGGAGGAGCAGGACGGGTGTGACGATCAGGACGCCCATCGCGTCCCCCACCCACCATCCCAGCCAGACCGGCCAGAAGGAATCCGGGTCGATCCTGCCGATGAGGGTCAGCAGGCCCACGCCGACGCTCGCGCTCAGCAGCATCGAGGTGAGCGCGGCCAGGAAGACCAGGGCGAGGCCATCGCGCAAGCGGGCGAGGTCGGTGCGGAAGCCGACCTTGCGCAGCAGGAGGTAGGCGCACACGGGGGCGGCCGTGTTGCCGGCCACGTTGACGAGCGCGACGGGGCGCAGGGTGGTGATGGACACGATGACGAGAAGGACGCCGAGGGCGATGCCCGGCCAGGCGCGCACGCCGAGGATCAGCAGGGAGGCGACCGCGACGCCGGTGGGCGGCCAGATGGGGGTGAACACGGCGCCCTCGACGACGAGCTGGCGCATGAGCCCGAGCCGTCCGGCCCCGTAGTAGCAGACGGCGACCGTGAGCACCTGGACGGCGTAGATCGCCGTCCGGCGCGGATCGAGGTCCCGGATACCCACCACAGCAGCCATCAGACACCGTCCGGGCGCGCTCGGCGAGGTGAGGAGGGAGCCGTCCGGGCTCTACGGCTGCATCCGGGGGAGGTCCGTGAGGAGCCCGTCGTGGCCGACCACCAGCACCGCCGCGTCGTCCTCGTGTCCGGAGCGTTCGGCGCCCCTGATCACGGCGGAGGCGAGGGCCCCGGCCTCCAGGCCGGCCACCGCGGCGACGCCGGCGAGGCGTACGACCTGGTCCAGGCCCTCCTCGACGCTGAGGCGGGGGCCCTCGACGACACCGTCGGTGAGCAGGACGAAGACCCCGCCCTGGGTGAGGCGGTAGCGGGTGACCGGGTAGTCGATGCCGGCGGCGACACCGAGGGGCGGTCCGCCCTCGTCCTCGGCTATGCCCGACTTGCCGTCCGCCGTCGCCCAGACGCAGGGGATGTGTCCGGCCCGGGCGCTCTCCAGAACCCCGCCGGCCGGGTCGAGCCGCATGAAGGTGCAGGTGGCGAAGAGATCGCCGCCCAGGGAGAGCAGGAGGTCGTTGGTACGGGCGAGGAGCTCGCCGGGCTCCCCGGTGACGGAGGCGAGCGCCCGCAGCCCGACCCTGACCTGTCCCATGAACGCGGTCGCCTCGATGTTGTGGCCCTGGACGTCGCCGATCGACAGGCCTATGCGGCCGTCGGGCAGGGTGAAGGCGTCGTACCAGTCGCCGCCGACGTTGAGGCCGGAGCAGGCGGGTGCGTACTGGACGGCCAGCCGGAACCCCGGGGCGACGGGCAGGTCCCTGGGCAGCATGCCGCGCTGCAGGGCGAGGGCCAGCTCGACGCGGGAGCGTTGCAGTTCCGCGCGCTCGCGCGCCTGGGCGGTCAGCGAGCCGAGCCGCGCCAGCAGCTCGTCGCCTTCGTCCGGGGGACGCTTGCGGGACATCGATCTACCTCGCATTTTACGTTGAGGGGATCATATCCGGACGTAACGGATTCCGCCCGGACGCCTCATGCCCGCCCCGGCGAACCCCACCCGCACGATGAACGCCCCGGCCGACCTGCCCCGCCAACTCCCGCTCATGTCCACCCTGGTGATGGCGTGTCAGACAACGGCCGTTCTGTACCGCTCCGCGGGCACGACGGATCGGTGTTCGGCGCCGGGGCGATCGCGCTGACCAGCCGGAACGGGCAGCGTCGGATCGCCCTCGGGTGTGGAACGTCACGACATACCAGCGGCTCGCCGCCGAAGGAGGCTTCTCAGCCTCCCAGGGCCGTCATGACCACGCCCCTGGCCTCCTCCTGGACCCGGCCGAGGTGGTCGGCGCCCAGGAACGACTCGGCGTAGATCTTGTAGACGTCCTCCGTGCCGGAGGGGCGGGCCGCGAACCAGGCGTTGGCCGTGGTCACCTTGATGCCGCCGAGCGCCGCGCCGTTGCCGGGGGCCTCGGTGAGCACCCCGGTGACCGCCTCTCCGGCCAGCGTGTCGGCGGTGACCTGCGCGGGCGAGAGCTTCGCGAGCAGCGCCTTCTCCTCGCGGGTCGCGGGCGCGTCGATGCGGGCGTAGACCGGCTCGCCGAAGCGTTCCGTCAGGCCGGCGTAGTGCTCCGAGGGGGTCTTCCCGGTGACCGCGGTGATCTCGGAGGCGAGCAGCGCCAGGATGATCCCGTCCTTGTCGGTCGTCCACACGGAGCCGTCGCGGCGCAGGAAGGACGCGCCGGCCGACTCCTCCCCGCCGAAGCCGAGCGAGCCGTCGACCAGGCCGTCCACGAACCACTTGAAGCCGACGGGCACCTCGACGAGCCGGCGCCCGAGATCGGCGGCGACCCGGTCGATCATCGACGAGGACACCAGCGTCTTGCCCACCCCCGCGTCGGCGGGCCACTGCTCGCGGTGGGCGTAGAGGTAGGCGATGGCGGCGGCCAGGTAGTGGTTGGGGTTCATCAGTCCGGCGTCCGGGGTGACGATGCCGTGCCGGTCGGCGTCGGCGTCGTTGCCGGTGGCGATCCGGAACCGGTCCCGCTGGTCGATGAGCGAGGCCATCGCGTACGGCGAGGAGCAGTCCATACGGATCTTGCCGTCCCAGTCCAGCGTCATGAACCGCCAGGTGGGGTCGGTGAGCGGGTTGACCACGGTCAGGTCCAGCCGGTGCTGCTCGGCGATCCGGCCCCAGTAGGCGACCGAGGCCCCGCCGAGCGGGTCGGCGCCGATCCGGAGCCCGGCGGCGCGGATCGCGTCCAGGTCCAGGACCGCGGGGAGATCGGCGACGTACGCGCCGAGGAAGTCGTGACGCCCGGTGGTGGGCGCGGCGAGCGCCCGCGGGTACGGGATGCGCCGTACGTCCTTCAGGCCGGCGGCGATGATGTCGTTGGCCCGGTCCTGGATCCAGGAGGTGGCGTCGGAACCCGCCGGGCCGCCGCTCGGCGGGTTGTACTTGAAGCCGCCGTCGGCGGGCGGGTTGTGCGAGGGGGTGACGACCACGCCGTCGGCGAGACCGGTGGTGCGGCCGCGGTTGTGGGTGAGGATCGCGTGCGAGACGGCCGGGGTGGGGGTGTAGCCGTCGGCGCTGTCGATCAGCACGGTGACGTCGTTGGCCGCGAACACCTCCAGGGCGGTGACCCGGGCGGGCTCGGACAGGGCGTGGGTGTCGGCGCCGAGGAAGAGCGGGCCGTCGGTGCCCTGCGCGGCGCGGTACTCGCAGATCGCCTGGCTGGTCGCGGCGATGTGGTCGTCGTTGAAGGCGGTGTTCAGGGACGAGCCGCGGTGGCCCGAGGTGCCGAACGCGACGCGCTGGGCGGGGTCGGCCGGGTCGGGGTGCAGCGCGTAGTACGCGGTGACCAGCCGGGCGACGTCGACGAGATCCTCGGGGCCGGCCGGCCGACCCGCTCGCTCGTGCTGCATGTGCCCGCTCCTCCATGTCGGTTGACCATTGGGTTGCGGTTCCATCTTCCCCTGCCGGGGTGATCACCCGCGACGTGGCCCGCGGGGCACTCGCCGACCGCCTCTCCTCCAGCGGCCCGGCGGACTGCGCGCCAACGACCCCAGCGCGACGACGCGGGCCCCGGGCGCCGGAACGCCTTGACCTCAACCACACTCGAGGTCCTAGCGTCGGGGCCATGCCGACGACCCACGTCTTCACTCCCGCGGAACGCGCCTACCTGGCCGCCCAGCCCCTCGCCCGCCTCGCGACCACCGGCCCGGACGGGGGCCCGCAGGTGCGCCCGGTCGGCTTCGTCCTGAACGACGACGACACGATCGACATCGGCGGGCCCGCGCTCTCCCGCAGCCAGAAGTACCGCAACGCCCAGGCCCGCCCCGGAGTCTCCCTGGTGATCGACGACATGGCACCCGCCGACGACCCGATCGCGCCCGGCTGGGGCCGGGGCGTGGAGATCCGCGGCCACGCCGAGGTCCTCACGCTCGACGCCCCTCCCATGGCCCCCGAGTTCTTCAGCAACGAGGTGATCCGCATCCACCCGCGGCGGGTCCTGAGCTGGCACCTCGAACCGGACGACGACCGCGCCCGCTCCCGGAACGTCGATCGCCCCTCGCCTTGAGTATCCGTACTCAGGCGCCCGGCCCTCGCCACCCGCGAAACTATGAACGGATCATCACCCGTCGAGAGGCCGGCCCGTGTTCAGTCGCACCGTCATCGCCCTGACCCCGTTCTTCGGGCGCCTCACCGTCACGAGTGAGATCAAGATGCGCCTGCCCGAGGGGACCATCTTCGTCGCCAACCACGACTCCCTGGCCGACCCGGCGGTCGTGATGGCCGCGCTGCGCAGCTTCGACCTGCGGCCGGTGGTGCTGGCCACGGCGGGCCTGTGGCGGATCCCGGTCCTCGGCAGGGCGCTCAGCCGCGAGGGACACATCCCGGTCCACCGGGGCACGGCCCACGCCGCGCTCGCCCTGGACGCGGCCGCCGAGGCCCTGGCCGGCGGCCGCCATGTGCTCCTCTACGGCGAGGGCGGCCTGCCCCGCCGCAGGGACGCGGCCCCCACTCCCCCGGAGCCCTTCCGCACCGGCCTGGCCCGCCTGGCCCGGACGACCGGCGCGATGGTGGTCCCGATCGGCCACGCCGGCGCCCGCCGCATCGCCTCCGGCTCCCCCACGAAGCAACTCGCCGGCACCCTCACGGCCCCGCTCCGCCGCCCCCGCTGCCACGTCCACGTCGGCGCCCCGATCCGCCTGCCCGCCGAAACGGACCGCGGCACGAGAGCGGCCCACCAGGCGGTGACGGCAGCCTGGCGCACGGCGGTCAGAGCAGCGGGAGAGCCGGCCCTCACCGCCTCACACTGACGACGGCGGGGCGACGCCCCGCCACCAGGGGCGCGGGGAACCGCGCGATCAAGCCCCGCGCACCCGCGCCCCGAAAACTACGAGCCCCCCGACGGCGGAGCCGTACTCGACCGCACCACCAACCGCGTGGGCACGAGCGTCGTCCCCCGAGCCCCGTCATCGGGATCCCGCATCTTCCGCAGCACCGCCCGCACACACAGCCGCCCCACCTCCGCGAAATCCTGGTGCACGGTGGTGAGCGGCGGCATGAACGACCCCGCCTCCGGAATGTCGTCGAACCCGATGACACTCACGTCCTCGGGCACCCGCCGCCCCCGCTCCTGCAAGGCCCGCAGCAGCCCCAACGCCATCTGGTCGTTGGCGACGAACACCGCGGTGCAGTCCTCGCGCGCGGCCAGCTCCAGCCCGGCCCGGTACCCCGACTCCGCCGACCAGTCCCCCCGGATCAGCGGCGGAGCCGTACGCCCCGCGTCGGTCAGCGCGGCCCGCCAGGCGTCCGTGCGCCGCTGCGCCGCGAAGGAGTCCTCGGGCCCGCCGAGATGCCACACCGTCTCGTGTCCGAGGTCGAGCAGATGCCGTACGGCGGTGCGGCTGCCGCCCGCCTGGTCGGTGTCGACGACCGTGTAGTGGTCCCCCGCGTCGGAGTCGACGACGAGCACCTGCACATACGGCGGCAGCATGATCGTCGCCGCGTCCAGCAGATGCACCTCCATGATCACGATCACCGCGTCGACCGCCAGCTCCTCGAGCCGGCTGAACGCGCCCCGCACCTCGTCCTGCGTGGGCAGGGCGACCGGCAGCAGCGTCACCGCGTACCCCTCGGCGGCGGCGGAGGTGGCGATGGCCTCCAGCGTGCGGACGTTGCCCGTGGAGGACAGCGAGAAGGTGATCACACCGATCGTGCGGAACTCCCCGCGCTTGAGGGCGCGGGCCGCGCTGTTGGGCCGGTAGCCCAGCTCCTTCATCGCGGCGAGCACCTGCCGCCGGGTCTCCTCGTTCACACCGGCGTAACCGTTGGACACCCGGGAGACGGTCTGCGAGGAGACCCCCGCCAGGCGCGCCACATCGGCCATGGAGGCGGTGGGCCGGCCACGCCTCGGCGTCTTCGCCGGGGTTCTCTCAGCCATCTCCATGGCGTGCCCGCCTCTCTGTCCGCACCAGTGCCACGGTCTCCCCAAAGGACCCTTGACCATCGTAATCAGGGCAGTGTAGACATGCCGCCATCCAATGTTTACGTAAACATAACAGTCCGCCAGGGCTCTTGCGTGGCCGATGTTTACGTAAACATCATGGTCCCGGTGGGGCGGTCGGACATCTCCGCTCCCACCGCTGGTTCCCAACCTGCACGAGCGAGGAACGACATGACGACGCTGCAACCGCCGGTGGCCGCCGAGCCGCGGCCGGCACCGCCCCCGGCGAGACGGGACCGACGCTCCTGGGCGGGGTGGGGTTTCATCGGTCCCTTCGTGGCCGTGTTCGCGCTGGTCTTCCTGGCCCCGATCGCCTACTCGATCTACCTCAGCCTCTTCCGCAACCAGCTCATCGGCGGCAACCAGTTCGTCGGCCTGGACAACTACACGCAGGCCCTGAAGGACGACGCGTTCTGGTCGGCGGTCGGCCGGGTGGCGATCTTCCTCGCGGTTCAGGTACCGATCATGCTGGGCATCGCCCTGCTGGTGGCGCTGGCCCTGGACAGCGGCCGGCTCTACGGCAAGAGCTTCTTCCGGATCACGATCTTCCTGCCGTACGCCGTGCCCGCCGTGGTCGCCACCCTGATGTGGGGCTTCATGTACGGCACCAAGTACGGCCTGGTGGGCGACATCAACTCCGCGTTCGGTGTCACGCTGCCCGACCTGCTCTCCCCCGGCTGGGTGCTCGCCTCCATCGGCAACATCGTGACCTGGGAGTTCGTCGGGTACAACATGCTGATCTTCTACTCGGCGCTGCGGGTCATCCCGACCTCGCTGTACGAGGCGGCGGAGATCGACGGCGCGGGTCAGTGGCGGATCATCGGCTCGATCAAACTGCCCGCGATCCGGGGCGCGCTCGTCATCGCGACGATCTTCTCGATCATCGGCAGCTTCCAGCTCTTCAACGAGCCCAGCATCCTGCGCCCCCTGGCGCTGAACTCCATCACCACGGACTACACGCCGAACTTCTACACGTACTCGCTGTCCTTCAACGGCCAGCAGCACAACTACTCCGCGACGGTGGCCATCATCATGGGCGTCATCACGATGGTCGTCGCCTACGCCGTCCAGCTGCGCGGCATGCGCAAGGGAGCGTGACCCGATGAGCACCTCTGTCACCGCCTCCCCCGCGAAGACGAAGAACACCGCCCCCAAGCTGCGGACCCCCCGCGCGAAGCACACCCCGGGCAAGCCGAAGCGCAGTGTGCTGCTGACGGTGCTGATGGCCCTGATGGTCCTCTACACCGTGGTGCCGCTGATCTGGCTGGTCATCAACTCCACGAAGACCCAGTCGGGTCTGGCCGAGTCCAACGGGCTCTGGTTCGCCCACGACTTCGCCCTGTGGGACAACATCCGGGACGCCTTCACCTACCACGACGGCATCTTCGGCCGCTGGCTGCTCAACACCCTGCTGTACGTGGTGCTCGGCGCGGGCGGCGCGACGCTGCTGGCGGTGCTGGGCGGGTATGCGCTGGCGAAGTTCGACTTCCCCGGCAAGCGCGCGGTCTTCGCCGTGGTGATCGGCGCGGTCGCCGTACCGGGCACGGCGCTGGCGGTGCCGACCTTCCTGATGTTCAGCAAGATGGGGCTCACCGACACCCCCTGGGCGGTGATCATCCCGTCGCTGGTGTCGCCGTTCGGTCTCTATCTGATGTGGGTGTTCGCCGCGGAGGCGATCCCGACCGAGCTGCTGGAGGCGGCCCGGATGGACGGCGCGAGCGAGGTGCGGACCTTCTTCCAGGTGGCCCTGCCGCTGCTGGCCCCGGGGATCGTGACCGTGCTGTTGTTCACCACGGTCGCCACCTGGAACAACTACTTCCTCCCGCTGATCATGCTGAAGGACCCGGACTGGTACCCGCTGACGCTGGGTCTGAGCGCCTGGAGCTCCCAGGCGCAGACCATCGGCGGTGACGTGATCTTCAATCTGGTGATCACCGGCTCCCTGCTCACGATCCTCCCCCTGATCGCCGCCTTCCTCTTCCTCCAGAAGTACTGGCAGTCCGGTCTCGCCGCCGGAAGCGTCAAGGAGTGACCCCCGCGGCCCCGGCCGCCCCGATACCCCACGTTCCACCCAGCGTTTGCGCAACCCCCACCCTCACCTGTCCCACCCACGAAGAAGTGGAAGCACCTTCATGCGCGGAAAGACCGGCCGCCTGCTGCGCGGCCTCGCCCTCCTCTCCACCCTGGCCCTGGGCGCCACGGCCTGCGGCGGCTCGGACGACGACAGCTCGGACACCAAGGCGGTCTCCGCCGGTGACATCCAGGCGGCCCTGAAGAAGGGTGGCTCGGTCACCGTCTGGGCCTGGGAGCCCACCCTGAAGTCGGTCGCCGCCGACTTCGAGAAGAAGTACCCCAAGGTCAAGATCAACCTGGTCAGCGAGCGGTCGGGCGACAAGCACTACACCGCCCTGTCGAACGCCATCTCCGCCGGCAAGGGCGTCCCGGACGTCGCGCAGGTCGAGTACTTCGCGCTCGGCCAGTACTCCCTCACCAAGGGCCTGAGCGACCTCGCCCCCTACGGCGCGGCGAAGCTCGCCTCCAAGTACACGCCCGGCCCGTGGAACGCCGTCAGCGACGGCGACAAGGTCTACGGCCTGCCGATGGACTCCGGTCCGATGGCGCTGTTCTACAACAAGAAGGTCTTCGACAAGTACAAGATCGCCGTCCCGACCACCTGGGACGAGTACCTGGACGCGGCCCGCAAGCTGCACAAGGCCGACCCGAAGGCGTACATCGCCAACGACACCGGCGACGCGGGCTTCACCACCTCCATGCTGTGGCAGGCCGGTTCGCGCCCCTACAAGGTCGACGGCACCAAGGTCGCCATCAACTTCGACGACGCCGGCGCCAAGAAGTTCGAGACCGTCTGGCAGAAGCTGATCAGCGAGAAGCTGCTCGCCCCGGTCACCGGCTGGACCGACGACTGGTACAAGGGCCTCGGCGACGGCACCATCGCCACCCTGGCCACCGGCGCCTGGATGCCCGCCAACTTCGAGACCGGTGTCCCGAACGCCAAGGGCGACTGGCGCGCCGCCGCCATGCCGGCCTGGACCAAGGGCGACAAGGCGAGCGCCGAGAACGGCGGCTCCTCCCTCGCGCTGCCCGCGCTGGGCAAGAACAAGGAACTCGCCTACGCCTTCGTCGAGTACGCGAACGCCGGTGACGGTGTGGCCACCCGGGTGAGCGAGGGCGCCTTCCCGGCGACCGTCGCGGAGCTGCAGTCCACCGAGTTCAAGAACAAGGAGTTCCCGTACTTCGGCGGCCAGAAGGCCAACGAGATCTTCGCCGAGTCGGCCGCCAACGTCGCCGACGACTGGTCGTACCTGCCCTTCCAGCCGTACGCCAACTCGATCTTCAACGACACGGTCGGCAAGGCCTACGTCTCGTCCACCACGCTGGCGGACGGTCTGAAGGCCTGGCAGGACGCCTCCGTCAAGTACGGCCAGGAGCAGGGCTTCACCATCGAGAAGTAGTTCTCGCGCAGCAGTACGTCAACGCCGGGCGGCGCGGTCTGCGGGCCGCGCCGCCCCCGTGCACCACCCTTCGGAAGGACCGCCATGATCTCCACCCTCCAGTCCCGCATGCTGCGCGGGGCGGACGGTGACGCCGCTCCGCGACTGGCCTACGGCGCCGACTACAACCCCGAGCAGTGGCCCAGGGACGTG
It includes:
- a CDS encoding PPOX class F420-dependent oxidoreductase, which produces MPTTHVFTPAERAYLAAQPLARLATTGPDGGPQVRPVGFVLNDDDTIDIGGPALSRSQKYRNAQARPGVSLVIDDMAPADDPIAPGWGRGVEIRGHAEVLTLDAPPMAPEFFSNEVIRIHPRRVLSWHLEPDDDRARSRNVDRPSP
- a CDS encoding lysophospholipid acyltransferase family protein; amino-acid sequence: MFSRTVIALTPFFGRLTVTSEIKMRLPEGTIFVANHDSLADPAVVMAALRSFDLRPVVLATAGLWRIPVLGRALSREGHIPVHRGTAHAALALDAAAEALAGGRHVLLYGEGGLPRRRDAAPTPPEPFRTGLARLARTTGAMVVPIGHAGARRIASGSPTKQLAGTLTAPLRRPRCHVHVGAPIRLPAETDRGTRAAHQAVTAAWRTAVRAAGEPALTASH
- a CDS encoding LacI family DNA-binding transcriptional regulator, which gives rise to MEMAERTPAKTPRRGRPTASMADVARLAGVSSQTVSRVSNGYAGVNEETRRQVLAAMKELGYRPNSAARALKRGEFRTIGVITFSLSSTGNVRTLEAIATSAAAEGYAVTLLPVALPTQDEVRGAFSRLEELAVDAVIVIMEVHLLDAATIMLPPYVQVLVVDSDAGDHYTVVDTDQAGGSRTAVRHLLDLGHETVWHLGGPEDSFAAQRRTDAWRAALTDAGRTAPPLIRGDWSAESGYRAGLELAAREDCTAVFVANDQMALGLLRALQERGRRVPEDVSVIGFDDIPEAGSFMPPLTTVHQDFAEVGRLCVRAVLRKMRDPDDGARGTTLVPTRLVVRSSTAPPSGGS
- a CDS encoding carbohydrate ABC transporter permease; this encodes MTTLQPPVAAEPRPAPPPARRDRRSWAGWGFIGPFVAVFALVFLAPIAYSIYLSLFRNQLIGGNQFVGLDNYTQALKDDAFWSAVGRVAIFLAVQVPIMLGIALLVALALDSGRLYGKSFFRITIFLPYAVPAVVATLMWGFMYGTKYGLVGDINSAFGVTLPDLLSPGWVLASIGNIVTWEFVGYNMLIFYSALRVIPTSLYEAAEIDGAGQWRIIGSIKLPAIRGALVIATIFSIIGSFQLFNEPSILRPLALNSITTDYTPNFYTYSLSFNGQQHNYSATVAIIMGVITMVVAYAVQLRGMRKGA
- a CDS encoding carbohydrate ABC transporter permease yields the protein MSTSVTASPAKTKNTAPKLRTPRAKHTPGKPKRSVLLTVLMALMVLYTVVPLIWLVINSTKTQSGLAESNGLWFAHDFALWDNIRDAFTYHDGIFGRWLLNTLLYVVLGAGGATLLAVLGGYALAKFDFPGKRAVFAVVIGAVAVPGTALAVPTFLMFSKMGLTDTPWAVIIPSLVSPFGLYLMWVFAAEAIPTELLEAARMDGASEVRTFFQVALPLLAPGIVTVLLFTTVATWNNYFLPLIMLKDPDWYPLTLGLSAWSSQAQTIGGDVIFNLVITGSLLTILPLIAAFLFLQKYWQSGLAAGSVKE
- a CDS encoding ABC transporter substrate-binding protein; this translates as MRGKTGRLLRGLALLSTLALGATACGGSDDDSSDTKAVSAGDIQAALKKGGSVTVWAWEPTLKSVAADFEKKYPKVKINLVSERSGDKHYTALSNAISAGKGVPDVAQVEYFALGQYSLTKGLSDLAPYGAAKLASKYTPGPWNAVSDGDKVYGLPMDSGPMALFYNKKVFDKYKIAVPTTWDEYLDAARKLHKADPKAYIANDTGDAGFTTSMLWQAGSRPYKVDGTKVAINFDDAGAKKFETVWQKLISEKLLAPVTGWTDDWYKGLGDGTIATLATGAWMPANFETGVPNAKGDWRAAAMPAWTKGDKASAENGGSSLALPALGKNKELAYAFVEYANAGDGVATRVSEGAFPATVAELQSTEFKNKEFPYFGGQKANEIFAESAANVADDWSYLPFQPYANSIFNDTVGKAYVSSTTLADGLKAWQDASVKYGQEQGFTIEK